From the genome of Corallococcus macrosporus DSM 14697:
GGAGAGCTCGGCGGCGGGGGACTTCTTCGTCGCGGACTTCGGGACGGCGGCCTTCTTCGTGGGGCTCATGGCGGCCTCGACGGATACCACGGGCCCGCGGCGCGGCGCCAATCTACGGAGGGCTCCCCGCCGCCGACTTCGCGTCTTCCCCACCGCCCCACAGCTTCTCCTTCAATGCGCTCAAGCCCTTGCCGCCAGCGGCCCGCACGCCGTCGAAGGACTCGCCCGCCGCGCGGGTGATGTCGTCCACGGAGCGCTGGGCGAGGCCGTGTCGCACCCGGTCCATCCACAGGAGGGGCGCCAGGACCTGCCCTGCCCGCTCCGGCCCCAGGAGCGTGACGGCGATCTTCTCCGGTCCGCCCGCCCGGGCCACGAGCGCCTGTCCCAGGATGGCGGCGGCCCGGGCCTGGAGGAAGATGGGCAGTTGGTCGCCATGCGCGCGCATCGCGTCCGCGCTGGCCTGGATGTCGCGCCGCGCGGCGTCACCCAGGTATGGACTCTTCGCCAGGGTGTCGAGTGAGCGCGCGGACTGCTCGTACCGCTCCCGGCGGAAGTGGATGAAGGCCCAGCCCCACCACGTCAGCTCGTTCTCGATGCCAAGCCTCTCCAGGGACGCCAGGCCCCGCTCGAGGTCGTCCTCCGCCGCGCGCTCGCGCTCGAGCCCCATGCGGTTCCAGGCCCGCAGGAAGTACCCCGTGGCGAGCAGCGTCTCCCGCACCTGCGCCGGCGTGGCGTCCCGCACCGAGGGAAAGGCGCTGGCGGGAAGCGCCTCGGCGTCGGACAGGTAGGCGTTCAGCTCCTCCTCGGCCGCGTAGTGGTACCCCGCGTTGCAGAAGGCCAATCCCCGGCTCCCGCGCACGGAGACGCGAAGTCCGGGCGGCCAGCCGGGCCGAGGCGTGGCGCGCGACAGCTCGTACAGCACCAGGTCGGTGGCGGGCACGCGGTTGCCCGAGTCCGCCGCATCCAACACGAACCACAGCGCGGAGAGGAGCGCGTGCTCCTGGCCGGCGTCGTAGCCCGGCAGCGGGAGCGGCTGCGCTGGCTGCCAGCGGCTCCACAGGAGGGGGAACTCGTCCTCGTCGCGCTGCTCCAACGTCTTCTTGGCCTTGTAGAGCGCGACGCCCAGTTCCAGGTACGCCTTCGCCACGCGGAGCGTCTCCTCCTCCGAGGCGGCCTTGGCCGGCAGCTCCCGCGTGGCGGACAGCGTCTGCCAGAGCGCGGCGACCTCTGCGGGCGCGTCCGGGTGGCCCTCCGCGCGCAGCGTCAGCTTGAGCGCCCGGTACGGCACCAGCGAGTAGGCGTCGCGAATGCGCGTCTCAATCTCCTCCCGCTCCCGCGCCGCGCGCTCCGCATCGGACTTGCGGCAGCCGCTCAGGGCCGCGAGCAGCACCACGGTGAGGACGCGCCCCAGGAGACGTGGCCCCCTGTCGTGCCGGGCGTGGGACGGAGCCGCGCGAGAATCGGAGCGCGGGGCCATGGCGTCGCGACGTGGGAGCATCGTGAAAGGAAGGTATCACGGCGACCTGGGCGTACCCATGCCCCCGCCCCCGTGGAGGCCGACACGGGCAGACGGTGGCGCGTGGCGGCCGCGTGGATTACAGCGCCGCCAGCATGACTCCTCAGGCGACGGCACCCGCGCGCGGCATCTTCCAGCATCGCGACTTTCGCTTCTATCTGCTGGCCCGTCTGTGCGCGGTGCTGGCGGTGCAGATTGAGTCGGTGGCCATCGGCTGGCAGGTCTACGAGCTCACGGGCAGCGCGCTCGCGCTGGGCTACACGGGCCTGGCGCAGTTCGTGCCGTTCGTGTCGCTGTGCCTCGTGGGCGGCCAGGTGGCGGACCGGGTGGACCGGCGCACCATCCTGGCGGTGTGCCAGACGGTGATGCTGGTGTGCAGCCTGCTCCTGCTGGCCTTCACCCTGGGCCACATCCGTGACGTCCGCTTCGTCTACGGCGTCCTCGTCCTGTTCGGCGCGGCGCGTGCGTTCCATGCCCCGGCGGGCTCCGCGCTCACGCCGCACCTGGTGCCGCCCGAGCACCTGACCCGCGCGGTGGCCATCAACTCCACCACCTGGCAGGTGGCCACCATTGGCGGGCCGGCCGTGGGCGGCATCCTCTATGGCCTGGCGGGCGCCACGGGGGCCTATGCCGCCTCCGCGACGCTGTGCGCCCTCTCCGTCGTCTGGATTCTCGCCCTGAAGGTGCGGACCGGCCGGGCATCCTCGGAGCCCCTGTCCCTGTCCACGCTGGTCGCGGGGCTGGCGTTCGTGGGCCGGCAGCGGCTGCTGCTGGGCAGCATCACCCTGGACCTGTTCGCCGTGCTCTTCGGTGGCGCGGTGGCGCTCCTGCCCATCTACGCGCGGGACATCCTGCACACGGGGCCGTGGGGGCTGGGCCTGCTGCGGTGCGCACCGGCCGCGGGCGCCGCGCTGGTGGCCGTCTTCCTGGCGCTGCGGCCCCTGGGCGGAAACACCGGCCGGAAGATGTTCATCGCGGTCGGCATCTTCGGCGCGGCCACGCTCGTCTTCGGCATGAGCCGCTCGCTGCCCCTGTCCCTGCTGGCCCTGGCGGTGGCGGGCGCCGCGGACATGATCAGCGTGGTGGTCCGTCACACGCTGGAGTTGATGGCCACGCCGGATGACATGCGAGGCCGCGTGGGCGCGGTGAACATGATGTGCATTGGCGCCTCCAACGAGCTGGGGGAGTTCCGAGCGGGCGGGCTCGCCGAGTCCGTGGGCGCCGTGCCCGCGGTGGTCGCGGGCGCGGTGGGCACGCTGGCGGTGGTGGCGCTGTGGGCGTGGGCCTTCCCGGAGCTGCGCCGCGTGGATCGCCTGGAGGCCTTCGCGAAGACGAAGGAGCCCCCGGCGGCCCCCGCGACCTGACGTCGTCGCGCCACGGGAGCGGTGCCTGGGCAGTGATTGCACGCGGCTGGAAGGCGTGGACCATCCGGAGTAAGGGGGCCGGACATGCCCCTTCGCCTCGTGAAACGCCTCGCCCGGGACTGGTTCCTGCTGGGGATGCTCTGCGCCGTCGTGCTGGCCGTGCTCTTCCCGGAGTTCGGCGCGTCCGGCGGACCGATGCACGCGGACGTGGTGGCGGACGTGGGCATCTTCGCGGTGTTCCTGCTGCACGGCCTGGGGCTGCCCGCCGCGCAGCTCCGCGCGGGCGTGGTGACGTGGCGGGTCCACGTGGTGGTCCAGACCTTCACCTTCGTCGTGTTCCCGCTGCTGTGGTGGCTGGGGGACGCGGCCGTGGGCCGCTGGCTGCCGTCCGACGTGTCGCTGGGGCTGCTCTACCTGTGCGCGGTGCCGTCCACCATCTCCTCGTCGGTCGCGATGACGGGCGCGGCCCGGGGCAACGTGCCCGCCGCCATCTTCAATGCCAGCCTGTCCAGCCTGCTGGGCATCGTGTTGACGCCGCTCATCATCGGCCTGTTCGCCAGCGCCACCGGGCAGTCGCTGTCCATGGGCGAAGCCGTCCTCAAGCTGGCCACCCTCCTCCTGCTCCCGCTGGCCCTGGGACAGCTCCTGCGCCCGCTCGTGGGCGCGTGGTTCGCCAGGTACCGGCCCTACACGAACGCCTTCGACCGGGCGATGATCCTGCTCCTCGTCTACGCGTCGTTCTGTGACTCGATTGCCTCGGGCGCGTTCTCCAAGTACGGCGCCCAGGTGCTGGGCCTGGCCTTCCTGGGCGCGGTGCTCCTCCTCGCCATCGTCCTGGCGCTGACCACGCGCGTGGCGCGGGGGCTGGGCTTCTCCAAGGAGGACGAAATCGCGGTGGTCTTCTGTGGGTCCAAGAAGACGCTGGCCTCGGGCGTCCCGATGGCGCGGCTGCTCTTCGGCGCCAACCCCGCCCTGGGGCTCATCGTCCTACCCCTGATGTTCTATCACCAGGCCCAGCTCCTCGTGTGCTCGCTGCTGGCGGAGCGCTACGCGAGGCGGCCGGCGCCTCCCCCCGGCGCGTAGGGGAAAGTGGGCGTGCGCCCTCCCCGCCCCTGGCGCACCTGGGAGCCCGCGGCTGTGATAGGTGCGCGGGCCACGCATGTCAGCGCCACACAGAACGCCCTCGGGCTCGCTTGACCCGGCGGGTACAGCCCGGGCTGGAATGCACACCATGGCCGACAGACTCGTCTTCCCACCCATCGTGGAAGGGCTCTTCGTCCGGGGACTCTCCGGGCGGGTGTCGCCCCTGCTGCGGCAGCAGTTGCGCAGCGAGGGCCTGGACCTGGACCGGCCGCTGCTCCCCGCCTACACGCTGGAGACGTGGATCCGCTGCGTCACGCTGACGGCGAAGTCGCTGCACCCCCACGAGCCCGACGAGGTGGCGTGGCGGCTGCTCGGCGAGCGGATGATTGATGGCTACCGTGACACGCTGATGGGCCGCGCCCTGCTCGGAGTGATGAAGCTGCTGGGGCCCTGGCGGATGCTGTCCAAGGCCCAGCACGGCTTCCGGACCAGCAACAACTACACGGAGGTCCGCATCACCGAGACGGGGCCGACGGAGGCCGAGGTCTGGCTCAACGAGCCCGGCATGCTGCGCTACTTCAAGCAGGGCGTCATGCTGGCCATGTCCCGGGCCGCGGGCGGCGTGGCCGCGACGGTGGACGTGCGTGACTTCGACGAGCACTGCGTCACGTACCGCGTCGCCTGGAAGGAGCCGGGCCGCTGAGGCGGCTTGCCCTCGGGGGCGCCCCTCTGCGACGGTAGCCCCGCGATGGCGCGCCGGCGCCATGGGTGAGGGGGGGACATCATGCCGTCGAGCGAGCACGCCAATCTTCCGCGATGGAAGGGGCAGCAAGGCTTCTTCGAGATCTGGTTCCTGTGCGTGCTCGACCCGGGCGGGGAGCGCGCCTGGTGGTTCCGCTACACGCGCTTCACGCCCGCGCCAGGAGCCCCCGGTGAGCCACGCGCCATGCTGTGGGCCGCCGCCTTCGACTGCGCGTCGGCCACGCCCGCGCTGGGGCTGAAGGCCATCCATCCCCTCTCCCGCTTCTCCGCGGACGCCTCCGGCCCGTTCGGCATCCGGCTTGGCGACGCGGAGCTGGCCCCGGGCCGCTGCCACGGCCGCGTGGCCTCCGGGGGCCACTCCATTGACTGGGATTTGCGCTACACGCCCGCGTCCTCGCAGGCGGTGCGCCGCGCGCCCCGGGGCTCGGACCTGCTGCCGCTCCCCACGCACGTGGCCCACGCCCACGACGACATCACCTTCACGGGCACCGTCACGGTGGACGGGCACCGGTATGACGTCCAGGGCGCTCCGGGGCTCCAGAAGCACCTGTGGGGCCACCGGCGGCTGGAGGAGCTGACGTGGCTCTACGTGCCGCGCTTCCAGGAGGACCCGGACGCCCGCCTGGAGGTGCTGTCCGTGCGCGCCCGCCGGCACGCGCTCAGTCCCCGGCTGTCGCCCATCTACCTGCGCACCGCCCAGGGCGAGCACCGGTTCCACGAGGCGCCGGAGCTGCTCTTCACGCGGCTGGAGTCACCACACGCGGGTGAGCTGCGCTTCCAGGCGCGCTCGGCCACCGTCACCGTGAAGGGCCGCGCTTGGTGCGACCCGAAGACGCTGGTGGGCTACGTCTACCGTGACCCGGCGGGCTGGGACGTCCACGTGGCCCAGAGCGACGTGGCCACCTGTGAGCTGGAGCGCTTCACCCGCCCCCACCCCTTCGCGGCGTGGAAGCCGGAGGGACGGCTCACCTCCACCGTGGGCGCCCTGGAGTTCCACGCGCCGGAGCCACTGGAGGGCGTGCGCTACATCGGCTGGGATGAGACCTGCCTGTCCGAACCCGGCGCGCTGCCGTCCACGGCGGCAGGGGGCGGCCAGGGCTGAGCGTTCAGCGGCCCGCGAGCTTGCGGAGCGCGTCGAACGCCTCGCTCGCGCCCACGCCCAGGAACAGCAGCAGCGTGGCGGTGAGCGCGGCGTTGACGAGCCAGGTGTTGCGCAGCCCGCCCACCCACGCGGCGCGGTTGTTCATCCACAGCAGCGTCGCGGCCAGCAGCGGCATGAACAGCGAGCCCATCACCGCATAGGCGAGCTGCGCGCGCTGCAAGGGCACCCACAGGAGCGGCAGGGGCACCACCGCCAGCGCCACCAGAGAGCCGCGCCACGCGCGGGTGTCGCGCAGCGGCACCGCGGCGCTCACAGGCTCCCGGCGATGGACGCGCAGGAAGTCCGCGAAGAGGTACGGCACCCCTTCCCAGACGCCCAGCAGGCTGGAGAACACCGCGGCCCAGAAGCCCCACAGGAAGAGCCAGTAGCCGAACGGCCCGATGACATCGGACAGCCGCTGCGCCAGCAGGGTCGCCACGCGCAGGCCGCTCCCCTGGAGCTGCACCGTGGAGCCGATGATGACCATGGCGATGCCGAACAGCGCCGTCAGCGCGTAGCCCACGGCGAGGTCGGCCTGACACGTCCGGAGCCACCCGGCGCCCTCCCGGCCTCGCTCCCGAATCCAGTAGCCGTAGGACAGCACCGTCACCGTGCCGCCCACGCCGCCCAGCAGGCCCAGCACCCACGCGGTGCCGCCCGCGGGCATGGACGGAATCACCAGCCCTCTCGCCGCGGCGCTCCAGTCCGGCCCCGAGGCCACGGCCGTGAAAATCACCGTGACGAACATCACGCCGATGCACGCCGCCATCAGGCGTTCAAAGAAGCGGAAGCCGCCGGCCCAGACCAGCCCCAGGCCCACCAGCGAGTGCGCCACGCCCCAGACGCGCCGCGACGTCTCCGGGTCGCTCGACAGGGGCCACAGCGCGTCGCCCGCGGCGCCGCAGGCGGAGATGAGGGCGCCGCCGGTGAACAAGCTCCACCCGAGCAGGTAGACGAGGAAGACGTAGCGCAGCCACGCGCCGAAGCGGGCCCAGCCCTCCAGCACCGTGGTGCCCGTGGCGAGCTGCCACCGGGCGATGCCTTCATTGAGGAAGCTCTTCAGCACCGCGCCCACGACGGCGGCCCAGAGGATGCTCATCCCCACCGCCGAGCCCCCCAGGCTCGCGGTGAGCAGGTCCCCCGCCCCCACGCCCGTCGCCGCGACGAGCATCCCGGGGCCGAAGCGGGCCATCCAGCTCAGGCCGGCCGGCGGCGCACCGGCGGGGGCCTGCGCCGTTGAAGGAGAGGACGTGTCCATGGGCGAGGCTGGGACGCTACCCCGCCTGCCCCGCTCAGGCCATGGCCTCCAGCGCGCCGCGGATCACCGGATACGTGTCCTGCGACGCGGTGCTTCCCATGAAGGTATCCAGGTGCCCGTACCCCGCCAGGACCTTGCGCTGGTAATACGACGCGCCGTTCTCTTCGCGCAGCCACTCGTACGTGAGCTCCGTGGACGCGGGCATGTACGTGCCATTCTGCGCTCCGGACACGAAGGTGATGGGGCGCTTCAGGTGCTCGGCGCGGAGGTACGACGGCGGCTTCTCCCTCCCGTAGCGCCGGAGGTTCTCCTCGCGGCCGTGGTCGAAGCCCAGCGCGTAGCCCGCGCGCGCCATCTGCGCCAGGTGCCGGAACGTCAGCATGTTGCAGGGGCCGAACTGCTCGTCCAGCCGGTCATGCGTCTCCCGGTTGATGCGCGCGTGCCGGTAGAGCTGCCCGTACATGAAGGTCAGCCGGTGGCAGACGGTGCTGTCACATTCATGCCGGAGCAGGCCCGCCAGGGCGCCGAAGGCCGCCTGGAACAAGGGGCTGCCCGGGTCCTCGTCCGGCGTGAGGTAGTCCCGCGGGAGGTCCAGCACGTCCGGCAGCCGCAGCATCGCCTTGAGCTGCGTGGACGGCGGGACGATGTGGTGCAGCGCCACCTGCGAGGCCACCACGGCGCGCACGTCCGGCAGCAGCCCCGCCGCCATCGCCATGAAGAAGGTCGCCGAGCCCGCGCAGTGCACCACCGCCTGCACGGTGGCCGCGCCGGTGCGCTCGCGGACGAGCCGGACGGCGGCGGGCATGTCGTGGCGGGCGGCGTCATCCAGCGTGAATTGCCGCAGCGGCAGCTCCACGCTGGCCCGCCAGTCCAGCAGCCAGGTGTCGTAGCCGTGGCGCACCAGGTGCTGCACGAAGTTCTCCCGCACCGTGGGCAGGAGGAACATGCCGCTCCACACGCCGGCGCCATGGACCAGGAGGACCGGGCCCTTGGCGCCGCCCTGGTAACGGGTGAGCTGCAACGGAACACCGTCTCCCGCGGGGAAGTCATGCCGCTCGGCGGGGGGAAGCGTGCTCATGAGGCGCTCCTCGAAGGGGATGAGAAGCCGTGCACCACGGCCTCGGCGATGCGCTCCGCCACCGCGCTGATGGTCATCACCGGGTGGAAGCCAATGGCGGTCGGGATGACGGAACCGTCCGCGACGTGAAGGCCGGGATAGTGGAAGACCTCTCCCTCTGGAGACACCACGCCGCGCTCGGGAGCTTCCGCCAGGTGGGCACCGCCAAGCGAGTGCACCGTGAAGGGCCGCTTGAAGAGCTGCCAGGTGACCAGCGGCGCGAAGGTGGCGCCGTACTGGGCGGCCAGGTCCTGCATCGCGTCGGTCATCCGGCGCACCAGCTCCGCGTTCTCCGCGGCGAAATCCCACGACACGTCCAGCTGCCCGTCGCTCAGGTGCATGCGCCCGTTGGCGTTGTCCTGCCCGATGCCGAAGAGGTTGGACGTGCGCGCCGCGTCCACGTCGTCCTGGAGGGGCCGGCTCAGCAGCCCCTTCCTGAAGGCGGCGTGGACGGCCGGGCCCAGGCAGGTCCACAGCGGCGCCCCCAGGCCCTGGAGCCGCCCGAGGTTCGGCTGGCCCAGGCCCGCGATGACCTCCGTGGCGGGCTGGTTGAACGTGGCCTTCACCAGCGTGAAGCGCGGCTCCCGGTCGGTGAAGCGCATCACCGTGGACACGTCGGGGCCCACCCAGGGCTGGAGGTCCTCGCGCGCGCCCTGCATGGACGCCAGGAAGTCGCCGTTGCCCGAGTAGCCCTGCCCCAGCCGCCGGCTCACGCGCGGCAGCGTGCGCGCCACGTCCCGGCTGCGCAGCAGTATCTCCACCGTGCCCAGCGTCCCCGCGGCCAGCACCACGCGCGAGCCCTCCACCGTGTGCCGCTCCCCCGACACGAGGTCCTGGCAGTGGACGCGGTAGCCGCCCCAGACGTGCTCCACGTGGGAGACGAGCGTGCGGGCCAGGACCAGCGCCCCCAGCGCCTCCGCCCGCGCCAGGTACGTCAGGTCCATGGTGTTCTTCGCGCCGTGCTGGCAGCCGAATTCACACTCCGCGCAGAGCTGGCACACGCGCCGGCCCGGCCCGGGCGGCTCGGAGAACGCCACGGCCACGGGCGGGTCGAACGTCTCACGGCCCAGGCCCCGGGCCGCGCGCTGGAAGAGGTCCCGCTTGCGCAGCGGAATGGACGGGGGCACGGGGTTGAGCCGCAGCTCCCGCGCCACCTTGTCGAAGTACGGCTCCAGCGAGGCTCGACGGTACGACGCGGGCCAGCGGGGATCCTCGAAGACCTCGGCGTCCGGCCGCACGTGGACGTTGGCGTAGATGAGCGAGCCGCCGCCGACGCCCGCCGCCGTCACGGTGCCGATGCCGGACAGGAAGCGCACGTCGTAGAGCCCCTGGGCCCTGCGCCGTGAGGCGTGGCGCCAGAGCACCTCGTCCGCGCGCGTCACGTCCCGGGGGAAGTCGCCGGGCCGGTAGCGCTTGCCGCGCTCCAGCACCAGCACCGACTTGCCGGCCTGGGCCAGCCGCAGCGCGCTGATGGACCCTCCGAAGCCGGAGCCCACCACCACCACGTCGTACCGCGTTGCCGTCGCCACGATGCGCCGCTCCTATTCCAGCTTGGTTCGCGCGAAGACGTCCCAGAGGTTGCCCATGAACATGCTCCCAAAACGCTTCAGCGCGTGGGCCTTCGCCACCGGGGAGGTCGTCCCCAGCACCGCGAAGGTCGTGAGCTGCTGGAGGAAGTCCGGCATGCCCAGGCGGATGATGCCGCTGGCCACCGCGGGTGACCCCCGGTCGCCGCCCCGGCGGATGACGGTGTAGAGCGTGGACGTGTCCGCCCACATGTCGAAGCCGTCGTCGTCCCGGACGTGCTTGTAGCCGTCCAGCAGGTACTGCTCGCCGTCCAGGCCGGTGAAGGGCAGCAGGTAGAGCATCCGCCGCTCGTAGTAGCTGTCCGTGTCCACGAAGAGGTTGAACACGCCGCGCTCCACCTCGGCGCCGCCCGGCGGCGTGAGGCCGTGGACGTGGACCGTGCCTTGCGCGATGCCGGCGTGGGCCTTCTCCGCCAGGAAGCGGTCCAGGTTGGTCAAGGTGATGGTGAGGGTGAACTCGGCCCCCCTGCCCTGTGACTTGCCCTCGTGCTCCGCGCCCGCGTAGTCCGTGACGGGCTCGTGGCCCGGGTGGATGAAGCCACGCATCCGTTCGGTGAAGCGCAGCCCCACCACCGGCGTTGGCGACAACACGGTGCCCCCCTCGGGTATCACCACGCTCCGCATCGGGTCCTCCCTGGGCACCACCTTCGGAGGTGCCACACGCGTGCTCATCCGCATCGACGCGCGGAAGGGCTCCGCCGCCGCCCGGCCCGACGGTGTCCCCGCCCGCTCCGGAGC
Proteins encoded in this window:
- a CDS encoding DUF2378 family protein encodes the protein MADRLVFPPIVEGLFVRGLSGRVSPLLRQQLRSEGLDLDRPLLPAYTLETWIRCVTLTAKSLHPHEPDEVAWRLLGERMIDGYRDTLMGRALLGVMKLLGPWRMLSKAQHGFRTSNNYTEVRITETGPTEAEVWLNEPGMLRYFKQGVMLAMSRAAGGVAATVDVRDFDEHCVTYRVAWKEPGR
- a CDS encoding GMC family oxidoreductase N-terminal domain-containing protein; the protein is MATATRYDVVVVGSGFGGSISALRLAQAGKSVLVLERGKRYRPGDFPRDVTRADEVLWRHASRRRAQGLYDVRFLSGIGTVTAAGVGGGSLIYANVHVRPDAEVFEDPRWPASYRRASLEPYFDKVARELRLNPVPPSIPLRKRDLFQRAARGLGRETFDPPVAVAFSEPPGPGRRVCQLCAECEFGCQHGAKNTMDLTYLARAEALGALVLARTLVSHVEHVWGGYRVHCQDLVSGERHTVEGSRVVLAAGTLGTVEILLRSRDVARTLPRVSRRLGQGYSGNGDFLASMQGAREDLQPWVGPDVSTVMRFTDREPRFTLVKATFNQPATEVIAGLGQPNLGRLQGLGAPLWTCLGPAVHAAFRKGLLSRPLQDDVDAARTSNLFGIGQDNANGRMHLSDGQLDVSWDFAAENAELVRRMTDAMQDLAAQYGATFAPLVTWQLFKRPFTVHSLGGAHLAEAPERGVVSPEGEVFHYPGLHVADGSVIPTAIGFHPVMTISAVAERIAEAVVHGFSSPSRSAS
- a CDS encoding alpha/beta fold hydrolase produces the protein MSTLPPAERHDFPAGDGVPLQLTRYQGGAKGPVLLVHGAGVWSGMFLLPTVRENFVQHLVRHGYDTWLLDWRASVELPLRQFTLDDAARHDMPAAVRLVRERTGAATVQAVVHCAGSATFFMAMAAGLLPDVRAVVASQVALHHIVPPSTQLKAMLRLPDVLDLPRDYLTPDEDPGSPLFQAAFGALAGLLRHECDSTVCHRLTFMYGQLYRHARINRETHDRLDEQFGPCNMLTFRHLAQMARAGYALGFDHGREENLRRYGREKPPSYLRAEHLKRPITFVSGAQNGTYMPASTELTYEWLREENGASYYQRKVLAGYGHLDTFMGSTASQDTYPVIRGALEAMA
- a CDS encoding bile acid:sodium symporter family protein yields the protein MPLRLVKRLARDWFLLGMLCAVVLAVLFPEFGASGGPMHADVVADVGIFAVFLLHGLGLPAAQLRAGVVTWRVHVVVQTFTFVVFPLLWWLGDAAVGRWLPSDVSLGLLYLCAVPSTISSSVAMTGAARGNVPAAIFNASLSSLLGIVLTPLIIGLFASATGQSLSMGEAVLKLATLLLLPLALGQLLRPLVGAWFARYRPYTNAFDRAMILLLVYASFCDSIASGAFSKYGAQVLGLAFLGAVLLLAIVLALTTRVARGLGFSKEDEIAVVFCGSKKTLASGVPMARLLFGANPALGLIVLPLMFYHQAQLLVCSLLAERYARRPAPPPGA
- a CDS encoding Nramp family divalent metal transporter produces the protein MDTSSPSTAQAPAGAPPAGLSWMARFGPGMLVAATGVGAGDLLTASLGGSAVGMSILWAAVVGAVLKSFLNEGIARWQLATGTTVLEGWARFGAWLRYVFLVYLLGWSLFTGGALISACGAAGDALWPLSSDPETSRRVWGVAHSLVGLGLVWAGGFRFFERLMAACIGVMFVTVIFTAVASGPDWSAAARGLVIPSMPAGGTAWVLGLLGGVGGTVTVLSYGYWIRERGREGAGWLRTCQADLAVGYALTALFGIAMVIIGSTVQLQGSGLRVATLLAQRLSDVIGPFGYWLFLWGFWAAVFSSLLGVWEGVPYLFADFLRVHRREPVSAAVPLRDTRAWRGSLVALAVVPLPLLWVPLQRAQLAYAVMGSLFMPLLAATLLWMNNRAAWVGGLRNTWLVNAALTATLLLFLGVGASEAFDALRKLAGR
- a CDS encoding MFS transporter, translating into MARGGRVDYSAASMTPQATAPARGIFQHRDFRFYLLARLCAVLAVQIESVAIGWQVYELTGSALALGYTGLAQFVPFVSLCLVGGQVADRVDRRTILAVCQTVMLVCSLLLLAFTLGHIRDVRFVYGVLVLFGAARAFHAPAGSALTPHLVPPEHLTRAVAINSTTWQVATIGGPAVGGILYGLAGATGAYAASATLCALSVVWILALKVRTGRASSEPLSLSTLVAGLAFVGRQRLLLGSITLDLFAVLFGGAVALLPIYARDILHTGPWGLGLLRCAPAAGAALVAVFLALRPLGGNTGRKMFIAVGIFGAATLVFGMSRSLPLSLLALAVAGAADMISVVVRHTLELMATPDDMRGRVGAVNMMCIGASNELGEFRAGGLAESVGAVPAVVAGAVGTLAVVALWAWAFPELRRVDRLEAFAKTKEPPAAPAT